The sequence below is a genomic window from Lujinxingia litoralis.
GGAGAGGCCCGGCGCGCTCGCAGGACGGCTCCCAGGAGGAGCAGGCCCAGCGGCCACAGCGGGGGCGCGTGGCCGGGAGATGGCGCGAGCTGGCAGCCGGACTGGGTCTCGGGGAAGCAACGCCCGCTCCGCCGATCGCAGGTCTGCGAGGCCTGGCAGTCTCCGTCACTCAGGCAATTTGCACATCGTCCGTAGGTCGGTTCGCAGGTCTCGCGGCGAGGGCAATCTCCGTCGTCGATGCACTCCAGGGGTTCGGCAACTAGCAGGTAGTTGATCTGCGCCGAGGCGTTGGCCTCGGCTGTGATGAGGAGGGTTGGGGTGACGGTTAGTTCAAAGGGTTCGATACGTTCGACGAGTCGTTCTCCGGCGCCCAGCATATAGGAGCGCTCAGCAAGAACGACGCGCCCCTCTCGTCGTGGCAGGTCTTCAGGCAGGGGCAAACCGCTGTCCTCGGGAGTGCTGACTTCCAGGGTGAGTTCCAGGTCTTCATCGGCCGGAGCTCGGACTTCGAACTCCAGGGCATTTCGACCCACGCCGATGCGCTGCAGACTCACCGCCGAGGGGCAATCTCCGGTGGGTGGGGTGCAGAGGGTGCCCTGGGCCACCGGGTCTGAAGGAGTCTCACAGCCGACGAAGAGCAGCAGTGCGAGCAAAAGGCCCAGGATCTGCATCGGCCGAGAGAGGTTCATTACTCAAACCTGCGCCAGATCGCCCCTAATTCGTCGAGCAGTGTACTTGCGGTGGTTCCGCGCATACCGTGGCGGCGGCAAGCCCGATCGCCGGCCAGTCCGTGGACACAGACCGCGATGGCCGCCGCGGTCCAGGGCGCATCCAGATGATCGTTGAGGCTGGCGGCGATGATGCCACTGAGTACATCGCCCATGCCACCGGTGGCCATGCCTGCGTTACCTGTCCGGTTGATGCCGGGCGGATGAGCTGGCGCGGCGACCACCGTCGCCGCGCTTTTATGCACGACGACTGCGGGGACCACCTCCAGCAATGCGCGGGCGTGTCCCACCGTGTCGCTCAGGGCCTCCTCGATGCTGATATTCAGCAGGCGAGCGAGCTCTCCGGGATGAGGCGTGAGTACGAGCGGAGCGCGGGCGGCCAGATCGCGAGCTGCCTGAAGCAGCTCCGGGTCTGTCGCGAGCAAGGTCAGGGCATCGGCATCGAGCACCGTGGGGCGCGGGGCCGCGGAGAGGCAGTGATGCAGGATCTGGCGAGCGGCGGCATCAGTACCGAGCCCCGGGCCGACGACGAGGGTGTCGGCTTTTTCGAGCACCTCACCCAGCGCCCGGGCGTCGAGTGAGCCCTCCGCGTCAAAGATGGTGCGGGGCATCAGTTCTGGCGAGTTCTGAGCCCGTCTGACGCCTTCGAGATCGGTGCCCATATAGAGAAGCCCCGCGCCGCCCAGGAGTGCTCCTCGGGCCGCCAGGGTGAGCGCGCCGGTGGTGGGCGCGCGACCTCCGATCAGCGCGACTTTCCCCACCGCCCCTTTATGTGCGTGAGGCGGTCGCGCCGGTACTTTGCCGGTGAGCCAGGCGTCGTCGAGCGCAAAGGCATCGACTCCGACCTCGTCGCGAACGCTCTCGGGGATACCAATGTCGATGGGGTAGAGGGTGCCGCTGTGTTCGCGGGCGGGATCCAGGATCTGGCCGATCT
It includes:
- a CDS encoding NAD(P)H-hydrate dehydratase — its product is MHLVTPESMREMDRRTVEHVGLPSILLMERAARGALSSLLEHFNPEPGARIGVLCGMGNNGGDGVALATMLHHRGFHPILVLMGTPERFSPEAQSYHRVAESLISDRHQLNGLDAAGVRHVLTSLPPCALWCDALLGTGLDRPVEGRFAAAVRFLNDQPAPVFALDTPSGIDGRTGQVLGVCTHADATATFGFTKIGQILDPAREHSGTLYPIDIGIPESVRDEVGVDAFALDDAWLTGKVPARPPHAHKGAVGKVALIGGRAPTTGALTLAARGALLGGAGLLYMGTDLEGVRRAQNSPELMPRTIFDAEGSLDARALGEVLEKADTLVVGPGLGTDAAARQILHHCLSAAPRPTVLDADALTLLATDPELLQAARDLAARAPLVLTPHPGELARLLNISIEEALSDTVGHARALLEVVPAVVVHKSAATVVAAPAHPPGINRTGNAGMATGGMGDVLSGIIAASLNDHLDAPWTAAAIAVCVHGLAGDRACRRHGMRGTTASTLLDELGAIWRRFE